In bacterium, a genomic segment contains:
- the ftsY gene encoding signal recognition particle-docking protein FtsY: protein MFDNLKASQWKQKIRQVFSKIEFDEEQFEALLFQADFSYDVIESVLQELKACKVSHANDYIQNLKEILFKKIETLHAQPIKIHKPFCVLLVGINGVGKTTTAGRLAHFWQKQGHHITLAAADTFRAGAVDQIKLWSERASVDLISQGMGADPASVVYDAWVNTLNKGGIMLADTAGRMHTKEPLMQQLDKMIRVLKKHDEHLPHETLLVLDGTTGQNAVLQSQAFAQTTRLTGIVATKMDGSAKGGAIYCSALNMNLPIRFVGVGESMEDLKPFDAKSFVDAMFD from the coding sequence ATGTTTGATAATCTTAAAGCCAGTCAGTGGAAGCAAAAAATCAGACAGGTTTTTTCTAAAATTGAATTTGATGAAGAACAGTTTGAAGCGCTATTGTTTCAAGCAGACTTTTCTTACGATGTTATTGAAAGTGTACTGCAAGAATTGAAAGCCTGTAAGGTTAGTCATGCCAATGACTACATTCAAAATCTTAAAGAAATTCTGTTTAAAAAAATTGAAACTTTACATGCCCAGCCAATCAAAATTCATAAGCCTTTTTGCGTGTTATTGGTCGGAATCAATGGTGTAGGTAAAACAACAACTGCCGGTAGGCTTGCGCATTTTTGGCAAAAGCAGGGACATCATATTACTTTAGCCGCTGCTGACACCTTTAGAGCCGGTGCTGTTGATCAAATTAAGCTGTGGTCAGAACGGGCGAGTGTTGATTTGATTTCTCAAGGGATGGGCGCGGATCCGGCCTCTGTGGTTTATGATGCCTGGGTAAACACTTTAAATAAAGGTGGCATTATGTTGGCAGATACAGCCGGTAGAATGCATACCAAAGAACCTTTGATGCAGCAGTTGGATAAAATGATCAGAGTTTTAAAAAAACATGACGAGCATTTACCGCATGAAACCTTACTGGTTCTTGATGGCACCACCGGTCAGAATGCCGTATTGCAATCGCAAGCCTTCGCCCAAACAACAAGGTTAACTGGCATTGTAGCCACAAAGATGGATGGTAGTGCCAAAGGCGGCGCTATTTATTGCAGCGCTTTAAATATGAACTTGCCCATTCGTTTTGTTGGCGTAGGTGAGAGCATGGAAGATCTTAAGCCCTTTGATGCCAAAAGTTTTGTTGATGCCATGTTTGACTGA
- the tkt gene encoding transketolase, protein MNKAANIDQLCVNTIKCLSIDAVERAQSGHPGMPMGMADCAYILWNDFLNFDPSQPHWEGRDRFILSAGHGSMLQYALLHLYGYKLSMDDIKHFRQLGSLTPGHPEYKHTEGVEVTTGPLGQGFANGVGMALAAKMQSSQFKQKHLESTIYGIVSDGDLMEGISSEAASLAGHLGLGNLNYIYDSNNISIDGSTDITFDENIRMRFEAQGWHVQEIDGHLHSEIREALTEAKNEKSKPSLIIAKTIIAHGAPNKQGTSGSHGAPLGQEEIAAFKQLIDWDYPEFTVPEVVHQHCQTALEQKQNAKKNWLEQHAAFKSSDPEGYENYQNFNQKKFDVNHDDIQKDTDATRSINGQILQYLGKKISNLCAGSADLAGSTKAIFKDSAYVSKEDFSAKNIAFGIREHAMAAIANGMVLHGGHIPVISTFLVFSDYLKPSLRLSALSGLQVIYALTHDSIHVGEDGPTHQPIEHINAMRCIPNVNVYRPANIEESQWAWDKALADKATPSVFCLSRQNLPMQASLSEPVSDRGAYIFAQHSDESIAQDKHLIIAASGSELHLAHEVFDTIKNDYANIKLISVPCLDRLQALKKPEQEKLFPTTCPTVVIEAANADAWHKTIGRPNLVIDMQSFGASGPGQAVAKHFGFDKEGILEKIKTWQH, encoded by the coding sequence ATGAACAAAGCTGCAAATATTGATCAATTATGTGTAAATACCATTAAATGTTTAAGTATAGATGCTGTTGAAAGAGCTCAATCAGGGCATCCAGGCATGCCCATGGGTATGGCTGACTGTGCCTATATTTTATGGAATGATTTTTTAAACTTTGATCCGTCTCAACCCCATTGGGAGGGAAGAGATCGCTTTATCCTTTCTGCTGGCCATGGTTCCATGCTGCAATATGCACTCTTACACCTTTATGGCTATAAACTTTCTATGGATGATATCAAGCACTTTAGACAACTTGGTAGCCTAACACCTGGGCATCCAGAATACAAACATACTGAAGGCGTTGAAGTAACCACAGGGCCCTTAGGTCAAGGTTTTGCCAACGGTGTTGGTATGGCTTTAGCCGCTAAAATGCAAAGCAGTCAATTCAAACAAAAACATTTAGAAAGCACCATCTATGGCATTGTGAGTGATGGGGATTTAATGGAAGGGATTTCTTCTGAAGCTGCTTCTTTGGCCGGGCATTTAGGCTTGGGCAATTTGAATTATATTTACGATAGCAACAATATCAGTATTGACGGCTCTACTGACATCACTTTTGATGAAAATATTCGTATGCGCTTTGAAGCACAAGGCTGGCATGTTCAAGAAATTGACGGGCACCTACATTCTGAAATTAGAGAAGCCCTCACAGAGGCAAAAAATGAAAAGTCTAAACCATCACTCATTATAGCCAAAACAATTATTGCCCATGGTGCGCCAAACAAACAAGGCACCAGTGGTTCGCATGGTGCACCTTTGGGTCAAGAAGAAATAGCTGCTTTTAAACAGCTGATAGATTGGGACTACCCTGAATTCACCGTACCTGAGGTGGTGCATCAACACTGTCAAACAGCTCTTGAACAAAAACAAAATGCAAAAAAAAATTGGTTAGAACAGCATGCTGCTTTCAAAAGTTCTGACCCAGAAGGATATGAAAATTACCAAAATTTCAATCAAAAAAAGTTTGATGTCAATCATGATGACATTCAAAAAGATACCGATGCCACTCGCAGCATTAATGGGCAAATCCTGCAATACTTAGGCAAAAAAATCTCTAACCTGTGTGCAGGTTCTGCAGACTTGGCTGGCTCAACCAAAGCAATTTTCAAAGATAGTGCTTATGTGAGCAAAGAAGACTTCAGCGCAAAAAACATTGCCTTTGGTATTCGTGAGCATGCCATGGCGGCCATTGCCAATGGTATGGTCTTGCATGGTGGTCATATCCCTGTCATTTCTACCTTTTTAGTTTTTTCAGATTATCTTAAACCCTCATTAAGATTATCTGCTTTAAGTGGTCTGCAAGTGATTTATGCCCTTACCCACGACAGTATTCATGTCGGTGAAGATGGCCCAACTCACCAACCCATAGAACATATCAATGCTATGCGATGCATTCCTAATGTTAATGTGTACCGACCGGCCAATATTGAAGAGTCCCAATGGGCTTGGGACAAAGCCTTGGCAGACAAAGCTACACCTAGTGTTTTCTGTCTCAGTCGACAAAATCTACCCATGCAAGCTTCTTTGTCTGAGCCTGTTTCTGACCGAGGTGCTTATATTTTTGCGCAGCACAGTGATGAAAGCATTGCACAAGATAAGCACCTTATTATTGCTGCCAGTGGCTCTGAGTTGCATTTGGCGCATGAGGTTTTTGACACCATCAAAAATGATTATGCCAATATCAAACTGATATCGGTTCCATGCTTGGATCGTTTACAAGCTTTAAAGAAACCTGAACAAGAAAAACTATTCCCAACTACATGCCCTACAGTGGTTATTGAAGCTGCCAATGCCGATGCTTGGCATAAAACCATTGGCCGACCCAATCTGGTTATAGACATGCAAAGTTTTGGTGCCAGTGGACCTGGTCAGGCGGTGGCCAAACATTTTGGTTTTGATAAAGAAGGTATTCTTGAGAAAATAAAAACTTGGCAGCATTAA
- a CDS encoding peptidylprolyl isomerase, giving the protein METTMGTIELEFFPDKAPKHVENFIKLAQDEFYDGTRFHRVIPGFMIQGGDPNSKLDDKSKHGTGGPGYTVDAEFNDTKHVRGVLSMARSSDPDSAGSQFFIMVDDASHLDGQYTAFGRVTDGMDVVDKIVAAERDARDNPLEKIEIKNITIK; this is encoded by the coding sequence ATGGAAACAACAATGGGAACCATAGAGTTGGAGTTCTTCCCAGATAAAGCTCCTAAGCATGTTGAAAACTTTATTAAGCTTGCTCAAGATGAATTTTATGATGGAACCCGTTTTCATCGAGTGATTCCAGGTTTTATGATTCAAGGCGGAGACCCCAACAGTAAGCTGGACGATAAGAGTAAGCACGGCACAGGTGGCCCTGGCTACACAGTAGATGCCGAGTTTAATGATACCAAGCATGTTAGAGGTGTTTTGTCTATGGCTAGAAGCTCAGACCCTGATAGTGCTGGGAGCCAATTTTTTATCATGGTTGATGATGCGTCACATTTAGATGGACAATATACAGCCTTTGGTCGAGTGACGGATGGTATGGATGTTGTGGACAAGATTGTTGCTGCTGAACGTGACGCTAGAGATAATCCCCTAGAAAAAATTGAGATTAAAAACATTACCATTAAGTAA
- a CDS encoding PilZ domain-containing protein translates to MTLAPQNNARQNLRLKYSSALHFTKNADITAQEQDGQLFQAQTKNFSAHGLQIVCANSLVPGQKLKIYLNLEPYGIIPVDVVVKWTRIETSPEASPYWLRCGLNIDYSHGFESKRTILSYLKQRFLQAKIMLHAYA, encoded by the coding sequence ATGACTTTAGCACCTCAAAACAATGCACGACAAAACCTTCGATTGAAGTACAGTTCAGCATTGCATTTCACTAAAAACGCTGACATTACTGCTCAAGAGCAGGATGGTCAGCTTTTCCAGGCACAAACTAAAAACTTTTCTGCGCACGGCTTACAAATTGTATGCGCCAATAGTTTGGTTCCTGGCCAAAAATTGAAAATTTATCTCAACCTAGAACCTTATGGCATTATTCCAGTAGATGTTGTGGTTAAATGGACTCGCATTGAAACATCTCCAGAAGCAAGCCCTTATTGGCTGCGCTGTGGTTTAAATATTGATTATAGCCATGGGTTTGAGTCAAAAAGAACCATTCTTTCTTATTTAAAACAACGCTTCCTGCAAGCAAAAATCATGCTGCACGCATACGCTTAG
- a CDS encoding PilZ domain-containing protein, which translates to MASFKEQVSADKFEKRRIPRFPVQLPAQIGKEADLSSICTDLSSQGLAMETSLDIYVGQRVSVKVFIAHNQLPLQMLGQVVWKHDSDALDTSEKPVYEIGVRFVKPMPNPWKLPHDPGSFADTPEDFFGEEISF; encoded by the coding sequence ATGGCTTCATTTAAAGAACAAGTATCCGCAGACAAATTTGAAAAACGCCGCATCCCCAGATTCCCAGTCCAACTCCCAGCTCAAATTGGCAAAGAGGCTGATTTATCTTCCATTTGCACTGACTTAAGCTCGCAAGGTCTTGCTATGGAAACCTCTTTGGATATTTATGTAGGACAACGTGTTTCTGTAAAAGTCTTCATTGCTCACAACCAACTTCCCTTGCAAATGCTAGGTCAAGTTGTTTGGAAACATGACAGCGATGCTTTAGACACCTCAGAAAAGCCTGTTTACGAAATTGGTGTCCGATTTGTCAAGCCTATGCCCAATCCATGGAAACTTCCACATGATCCTGGCTCATTTGCCGACACACCTGAAGATTTCTTTGGCGAAGAAATTTCCTTTTAG
- a CDS encoding Do family serine endopeptidase: MKNIFKVGLACTLIGLHSAQAAFWHNGQDHRDRLVNKDLKNLSPKAYVNVAKANANAVVNIRVEKLVSNGQGNIKSFGPNLNQEFFEKFFGFKNPQEMPKQEQRGLGSGFVISEQGYVVTNNHVVKGANRVVVIFSDEKEYEAKVIGQDAKTDLALLKITDQKRKFPAVVLGDSDQLEVGDVVVAIGNPFGLSHTTTQGIVSAKERSIGISEYDDLIQTDASINPGNSGGPLLNIHGEVVGINTAIIASGQGLGFAIPINMAKTILLSLKETGKVERAWLGVQIQQLTQDHVKAMRLKSNQGALIAEVIKGSPAEKAGLKAGDVVVKFGNKTIEKWTQLSAVVATSSTNKKITMKIIRDGRVVFPKVKLEKRKEDLKPQSSVEKSVKQGYDALGLVVEPLNKGAKEKGLKIVKVKPNSQAFKEGLRKGDIILQLNQQNMTSTEKYAKLIKDIRPGDYILMRVQKQQRALFIAFRFEGEKD, from the coding sequence ATGAAGAATATATTTAAGGTGGGGCTTGCCTGTACTTTAATTGGATTACATAGCGCACAAGCTGCTTTTTGGCATAATGGTCAAGATCATCGTGATCGCTTGGTGAATAAGGATTTAAAAAACCTATCTCCCAAAGCTTATGTCAATGTTGCCAAAGCCAATGCCAATGCAGTGGTTAATATTAGAGTTGAAAAGCTCGTTAGCAATGGCCAAGGCAATATCAAGTCATTTGGCCCCAATCTCAATCAAGAATTTTTTGAGAAATTTTTTGGTTTTAAAAACCCGCAAGAGATGCCAAAGCAAGAACAACGAGGCTTAGGGTCCGGTTTTGTGATCAGTGAGCAAGGCTATGTTGTGACCAATAATCATGTGGTTAAGGGTGCCAATAGAGTTGTTGTTATTTTTTCTGATGAAAAAGAATATGAAGCAAAAGTGATTGGACAAGATGCTAAAACCGATTTAGCGCTTTTAAAAATCACAGATCAGAAAAGAAAGTTTCCTGCAGTGGTTTTGGGAGACTCAGATCAGTTAGAAGTAGGTGATGTGGTTGTTGCTATAGGTAATCCTTTTGGTTTGTCGCATACGACTACACAAGGTATTGTCAGCGCCAAAGAGCGTTCCATTGGTATCAGTGAATATGATGATTTAATCCAAACCGATGCATCCATTAATCCAGGAAACTCAGGAGGTCCTTTGCTCAATATTCATGGTGAAGTCGTAGGGATCAATACAGCCATCATTGCTTCTGGGCAGGGACTAGGTTTTGCTATCCCCATTAATATGGCCAAAACCATTCTATTAAGTTTAAAAGAAACAGGAAAAGTGGAAAGAGCTTGGTTGGGTGTACAAATTCAACAGTTGACGCAAGACCATGTTAAAGCCATGCGTCTCAAAAGTAATCAAGGTGCTCTGATTGCGGAAGTAATTAAGGGGAGTCCAGCAGAAAAAGCCGGTTTAAAAGCGGGTGATGTTGTGGTTAAATTTGGCAATAAAACCATAGAAAAATGGACGCAGTTGAGCGCCGTGGTGGCAACATCAAGTACAAATAAAAAAATAACAATGAAAATTATTCGTGATGGCCGAGTCGTGTTTCCCAAGGTTAAACTTGAAAAACGCAAAGAAGACCTGAAACCACAGAGCAGCGTTGAGAAGTCTGTAAAACAAGGTTATGATGCTTTGGGCTTGGTTGTTGAGCCTTTAAATAAAGGGGCAAAAGAAAAAGGCTTAAAAATTGTAAAAGTTAAACCAAATAGCCAAGCCTTTAAAGAAGGCTTAAGGAAAGGGGATATTATTTTACAGCTTAATCAGCAAAACATGACCAGCACTGAAAAATATGCAAAACTGATTAAGGATATACGTCCTGGAGATTATATTTTAATGCGTGTTCAAAAACAGCAAAGAGCCTTGTTTATTGCATTTCGTTTTGAAGGAGAAAAAGATTAG
- a CDS encoding CvpA family protein: protein MAQLDLLCLVILALFAIYGFFKGFFTQAMSLLAIVFAYIGAPKLSPGIEHFINGFVKLPDIVGSRIALLIAGLAIFMGVQLFSKLVHNHVINSLSITKYANRFLGFLTGIAKGVCVIYLLYVLISWHPDANNIYANTQVMTWIEHSPLQRRFAKPVISKAKQKTIQKKVVEGREKVEKKVTEHIQSELANQSLDQLLETMD, encoded by the coding sequence GTGGCACAACTTGATCTGTTATGTCTGGTAATTTTAGCTTTGTTTGCCATCTATGGGTTTTTTAAAGGCTTCTTTACGCAAGCCATGAGCCTTTTGGCAATTGTATTTGCTTATATTGGAGCGCCTAAGCTTTCTCCAGGAATAGAGCATTTCATCAACGGCTTTGTAAAATTACCGGATATAGTTGGCTCTCGAATAGCTTTACTGATAGCAGGTTTGGCTATCTTTATGGGGGTACAACTTTTTTCTAAGCTGGTTCACAACCACGTCATTAACTCCTTAAGTATTACAAAATATGCCAACCGATTTCTTGGTTTTTTAACAGGTATCGCCAAAGGTGTTTGCGTTATTTATCTGCTATACGTCCTTATTTCATGGCATCCTGACGCCAATAATATTTACGCCAATACCCAAGTTATGACTTGGATTGAGCATTCACCCCTACAAAGAAGGTTTGCAAAGCCAGTAATTTCTAAAGCCAAACAAAAGACCATCCAAAAAAAAGTTGTTGAAGGTAGAGAAAAAGTAGAAAAAAAAGTCACTGAGCACATTCAATCGGAGTTGGCCAATCAGTCTTTAGATCAACTTCTTGAAACTATGGATTGA
- the rho gene encoding transcription termination factor Rho: MNLRELKEKKVSQLNELAEELKVDGAGALRKQELIFAILQAASAKKEAIDAEGVLEILPDGFGFLRSADCNYIPGPDDIYVSPAQIKRYHIKTGDTITGTIRPPKDSERYFALHKLETINGDKPEKFRNKVHFDNLTPLYPEERIQLESNPKNYSTRIMDMMCPIGKGQRGLIVSPPRSGKTTILQDIAKSISKNHPEVELLVLLIDERPEEVTDMKRTVKGEVVSSTFDEPAQRHVQVAEMVIEKAKRLVEHKKDVVILLDSITRLARAYNSVVPASGKILSGGVDSNALHRPKRFFGAARNVEDGGSLTIMATALIDTGSRMDEVIFEEFKGTGNMEIVLDRKIADRRIYPAIDINRSGTRKEELLLEETTLNRVWVLRKLLQPLNGVDAMEFILDKVKKSKSNEEFLESMNQ, from the coding sequence GTGAATTTACGTGAATTAAAAGAGAAAAAAGTAAGTCAGTTGAACGAGTTGGCTGAGGAACTTAAAGTTGACGGCGCAGGTGCGTTAAGAAAACAAGAGTTGATTTTTGCTATATTGCAAGCAGCATCAGCAAAAAAAGAAGCCATTGATGCTGAAGGCGTATTAGAAATTTTGCCTGATGGATTTGGTTTTTTACGTTCAGCGGATTGTAATTATATCCCTGGCCCCGATGATATTTATGTGTCCCCAGCACAGATTAAGCGCTATCATATTAAAACAGGGGATACCATTACCGGCACTATTCGTCCGCCAAAAGATTCTGAGCGTTATTTTGCACTGCATAAATTAGAAACAATCAATGGTGATAAACCGGAGAAGTTTAGAAATAAAGTGCACTTTGATAATCTTACACCCCTTTACCCAGAAGAAAGAATTCAACTTGAATCCAATCCAAAAAATTACTCTACACGAATCATGGATATGATGTGTCCTATTGGTAAAGGACAACGGGGTTTAATTGTGTCACCACCAAGATCAGGTAAAACAACTATTTTACAAGATATAGCCAAGTCTATCAGTAAGAATCACCCTGAAGTTGAGTTATTGGTGCTGTTGATTGATGAGCGTCCTGAAGAAGTGACCGACATGAAGCGTACAGTTAAAGGTGAGGTTGTTAGTTCTACCTTTGATGAGCCAGCTCAACGCCACGTGCAAGTTGCTGAGATGGTGATTGAAAAAGCAAAGCGTCTGGTGGAGCACAAAAAAGATGTGGTTATCTTATTAGACTCTATTACACGTCTAGCACGAGCATACAACTCTGTTGTTCCTGCATCTGGAAAAATTCTCTCCGGAGGTGTTGATTCTAATGCCTTGCATAGACCTAAACGGTTTTTTGGTGCTGCAAGAAATGTTGAAGATGGCGGTAGTTTGACCATTATGGCTACAGCTTTAATTGATACCGGTTCAAGAATGGATGAAGTCATTTTTGAAGAATTTAAAGGTACCGGTAACATGGAAATTGTTTTGGATCGCAAGATTGCAGATCGTAGAATTTATCCTGCAATTGATATCAACCGTTCTGGAACCAGAAAAGAAGAGTTGTTGTTGGAAGAAACAACACTAAATAGAGTTTGGGTGTTAAGAAAACTTTTGCAGCCACTTAATGGAGTGGATGCCATGGAATTTATTTTAGATAAAGTCAAAAAAAGTAAGTCTAACGAAGAGTTTTTGGAATCGATGAACCAGTAG
- a CDS encoding integration host factor subunit beta has product MTKSDLIENLSERINLPKRQAEMIVELIFDSMIEALQSGDRIEIRGFGSFKIKDYKAYMGRNPKTGEKVSVKPKKRPFFKVGKELREAVNEAYLESLKSEVSEDF; this is encoded by the coding sequence ATGACAAAATCTGATTTAATAGAGAATCTATCTGAAAGAATTAACCTTCCCAAACGTCAAGCGGAAATGATTGTTGAGTTGATATTTGACTCAATGATAGAGGCTTTACAAAGCGGTGATCGTATTGAAATTAGAGGTTTCGGTAGTTTCAAAATAAAAGATTATAAGGCTTACATGGGTCGCAATCCAAAAACAGGTGAGAAAGTTTCTGTTAAACCTAAAAAGCGGCCATTCTTTAAAGTCGGCAAAGAACTTAGAGAAGCTGTTAACGAGGCTTATTTAGAGAGCTTAAAGTCAGAGGTATCTGAAGACTTTTAG